One Pelagicoccus enzymogenes DNA window includes the following coding sequences:
- the creB gene encoding two-component system response regulator CreB, which yields MLKVDSNWSRPCVLIVEDEPSIADNIRFGLGKEGFESEWVTTGGEGLQKISEKEYALVVLDVGLPDTTGFEVCKQIRAVSQVPIVFLTARNEEIDRILGLEIGGDDYVCKPFSVRELVARVRVILKRGRLEERGEEGSESVFGPFSLDGERYQISLAERLLSLTRYEFRMLKVFLERPGRVLTREQLMYQVWEEPEASGERTVDAHVKSIRAKLREVSPGVEYIQTHRGIGYSMQY from the coding sequence GTGTTGAAAGTGGATTCGAATTGGAGCCGGCCCTGCGTCCTGATCGTCGAGGACGAGCCAAGCATTGCGGATAACATTCGCTTTGGCTTGGGCAAGGAGGGCTTTGAGAGCGAGTGGGTGACTACGGGGGGCGAGGGCTTGCAGAAGATTTCCGAGAAGGAGTACGCACTTGTCGTTTTGGACGTGGGCCTGCCGGATACGACGGGCTTCGAGGTGTGCAAGCAGATCCGAGCCGTGTCGCAGGTCCCCATTGTCTTTTTGACGGCTCGCAACGAGGAAATCGACCGTATCCTCGGCTTGGAGATCGGTGGGGACGACTATGTGTGCAAGCCGTTCAGCGTGCGGGAGCTCGTGGCGCGGGTGCGGGTGATCTTGAAGCGCGGTCGTCTTGAGGAGCGGGGCGAGGAAGGTAGCGAAAGCGTTTTTGGGCCTTTCTCGCTCGATGGAGAGCGTTATCAGATCTCGTTGGCGGAACGTTTGCTGAGCTTGACGCGGTATGAGTTCCGCATGCTCAAGGTTTTTCTGGAGCGACCGGGACGAGTGCTCACGCGCGAGCAGCTAATGTATCAGGTTTGGGAGGAGCCGGAGGCAAGCGGCGAGCGAACGGTGGACGCCCACGTCAAGTCGATCCGAGCCAAGTTGCGCGAGGTGTCGCCAGGTGTTGAATACATCCAAACGCATCGGGGGATCGGCTACTCGATGCAGTATTAA
- a CDS encoding DUF998 domain-containing protein, whose amino-acid sequence MGLAWKCYGLSVLSVVAGSLLAARVYPEGFDWAYQVMSALASQKHNPEGGAWFAGGLALGMALLFPLAYRFFNDAAGRSKRERLGAVLVFVGLLFGVGVGVERLLFFHLSDVIDKAHELLALLSFLSLFVGLLLLATSRGRRAGARIWPSLVVVLPLLAIGASQLAVYLDQRDLGWVGTDWREMGVPLWYSFAFWQWLAAGSLWASMGLLLGCRTRVGESA is encoded by the coding sequence ATGGGCCTCGCTTGGAAATGTTACGGCTTGTCCGTCCTGTCGGTGGTGGCGGGCTCTCTCTTGGCAGCGCGGGTGTATCCAGAGGGATTTGATTGGGCCTACCAAGTGATGTCGGCCTTGGCCTCCCAGAAGCACAATCCCGAGGGGGGCGCTTGGTTTGCGGGAGGCTTGGCGTTGGGAATGGCGCTGTTGTTTCCCTTGGCGTATCGATTTTTCAACGACGCTGCGGGGAGGTCGAAACGGGAACGCCTGGGGGCGGTCTTGGTTTTCGTCGGCTTGCTCTTTGGTGTAGGCGTGGGGGTGGAGCGTCTTTTGTTTTTTCATCTGTCAGACGTGATCGACAAAGCGCACGAGTTGCTCGCCTTGCTTTCGTTCTTGTCCTTGTTCGTCGGCTTGCTGCTGCTGGCCACTTCCCGCGGGCGTCGAGCGGGGGCGCGTATTTGGCCCTCGCTAGTGGTGGTTTTGCCTTTGCTGGCGATAGGCGCTAGCCAGCTTGCGGTTTACTTGGACCAGAGAGACCTTGGTTGGGTGGGGACGGACTGGCGCGAAATGGGCGTACCCTTGTGGTACAGCTTCGCTTTTTGGCAATGGCTGGCCGCTGGGTCGCTTTGGGCTAGCATGGGCTTGCTGCTTGGCTGTCGGACTCGAGTCGGCGAGTCGGCCTGA
- a CDS encoding NAD(P)H-dependent glycerol-3-phosphate dehydrogenase: protein MCESLKITVCGAGAWGTAMALHCERQGLDTTLLARRTEQARSMAAERENKDYLPGYAFGPGLKVSDDLAAALSGADVIFMGVPSYALRDWCRRIARLDTGVLKPSALFVSLAKGLELETQKTPCEIIKDELPTAIVGSLSGPTFAGEVAAGKPTAMTLAFGDCLEGQIESLQNAVSGPNLRVYASRDLRGVELGGCLKNVYAVAAGCCQGLRLGDNALASLLTRAVAEMVRVGQALGASLETFYGLSGFGDLVATCHGDWSRNRTFGEELASGRTAAEIIESQKTAVEGYRTASAFHSICRRDGIDAPILDQVYQICYEAKPPMKALADLMSRDLKKE, encoded by the coding sequence ATGTGCGAATCCCTCAAAATTACAGTCTGTGGAGCGGGAGCGTGGGGCACGGCCATGGCTTTGCACTGCGAGCGCCAAGGCTTGGATACCACCTTGTTGGCCCGCAGGACGGAGCAAGCTCGGTCCATGGCGGCCGAACGCGAAAACAAGGACTACCTGCCCGGTTACGCTTTTGGTCCAGGGCTGAAGGTGAGCGACGACTTGGCTGCAGCTCTGAGTGGCGCGGATGTTATTTTCATGGGCGTTCCCTCCTACGCGCTGCGAGACTGGTGTCGGCGTATCGCTCGGCTCGATACGGGGGTGCTCAAGCCGTCGGCGCTTTTCGTGAGCCTTGCCAAAGGCTTGGAGCTGGAGACGCAGAAGACGCCTTGCGAGATCATCAAGGACGAGCTGCCGACTGCGATTGTGGGGAGCTTGTCGGGGCCGACCTTCGCCGGCGAAGTTGCAGCGGGCAAGCCGACGGCGATGACCCTGGCTTTCGGTGACTGCCTCGAAGGGCAGATCGAGAGCTTGCAGAATGCCGTCAGCGGTCCGAACCTCCGCGTTTACGCCAGCCGTGACCTGAGAGGGGTAGAGCTGGGCGGTTGCCTCAAGAATGTCTACGCGGTGGCCGCAGGCTGCTGCCAAGGCTTGCGGCTGGGCGACAACGCCTTGGCCTCCTTGCTTACTCGGGCTGTTGCGGAGATGGTGCGAGTGGGGCAGGCTCTCGGGGCGAGCCTGGAAACGTTCTATGGGTTGAGCGGATTTGGTGATCTCGTCGCGACTTGCCATGGAGATTGGAGTCGTAACAGGACCTTCGGAGAGGAGTTGGCGAGCGGTCGGACTGCGGCGGAAATCATCGAGTCGCAGAAGACGGCGGTGGAGGGCTACCGTACGGCGAGCGCTTTCCATTCCATTTGCCGTCGGGATGGCATCGACGCCCCTATCCTGGACCAGGTTTACCAGATATGTTACGAGGCCAAGCCTCCGATGAAGGCGTTGGCCGATTTGATGAGTCGAGATCTAAAGAAAGAGTAA
- the creC gene encoding two-component system sensor histidine kinase CreC, translating to MKSLWQVLTNPDMRGPRWLRLPKRLISIRASILLVYLLVVGGGFYAIMSTMTQEIQPRYLESMEESLVDTANILAAQLEYSAEREGYSSDTIEQIFRRAYERRFEAQIYSLQKESVDLEVYLTDAKGIVLFDSSDRSNEGQDFSKWIDVSRTLKGQYGARATWTSRDGEKALILYVAAPVRIDGRIQGVVTVGKPTSYVNELIARAENRFELYVVVAGVAVLLLGALLSLWLTQPIKRLIAYANALRDGRNASYPRLFGIEANELGRAFEEMRLALEGKQYVERYVQSLTHQLKSPISGISGAAELLEGDMEEAERRKFLANVRKESERLRRIVDRMLELASVESRRALQNVETIDLSALLSEIVEAWEASARAEGIEIRIDGAKAEPIRGERFLVRQAIQNLLQNAVDFAPRGSVVLVTTEGRELRVEDEGPGIPDYALDKVTERFYSLVRPKTGEKSSGVGLSFVKEIMALHGGELEVGNREGGGACAILRFGK from the coding sequence ATGAAATCGCTTTGGCAGGTATTGACGAATCCGGATATGCGGGGGCCGCGTTGGCTGCGGCTGCCCAAGCGGCTGATTTCGATTCGAGCCAGTATATTGCTGGTCTACTTGCTGGTGGTCGGAGGCGGTTTCTATGCGATCATGTCGACGATGACCCAAGAGATCCAGCCGCGTTACCTGGAGTCGATGGAGGAGTCGCTGGTGGATACGGCGAATATTCTGGCTGCCCAATTGGAATACTCGGCGGAGCGCGAAGGCTACTCTTCGGATACCATCGAGCAAATTTTTCGGCGTGCCTATGAGCGGAGGTTTGAGGCTCAGATCTACTCCTTGCAAAAAGAGTCGGTGGATCTGGAGGTGTACCTGACGGATGCCAAGGGAATCGTATTGTTCGATTCGTCGGACCGGTCCAACGAGGGGCAGGACTTCTCGAAGTGGATTGACGTTTCCCGCACCTTGAAGGGCCAGTATGGGGCGCGGGCGACATGGACGTCTCGCGATGGAGAGAAAGCCCTTATTCTCTATGTTGCGGCTCCGGTTCGGATTGACGGACGTATTCAAGGTGTGGTGACAGTCGGGAAGCCAACTTCTTACGTGAACGAGCTGATCGCGAGAGCGGAGAATCGATTCGAGTTGTACGTAGTCGTTGCGGGAGTGGCGGTTTTGCTCTTAGGCGCCTTGCTTTCGCTTTGGTTGACCCAACCGATCAAGCGGCTCATCGCTTATGCGAATGCCTTGCGGGATGGGCGGAACGCGAGCTATCCGCGTCTCTTTGGCATAGAGGCGAACGAGCTGGGGCGAGCGTTCGAGGAAATGCGCTTGGCCTTGGAGGGCAAGCAGTACGTTGAACGCTACGTGCAGAGCTTGACGCATCAGTTGAAGTCGCCGATTTCGGGCATCAGCGGAGCTGCGGAGCTGCTGGAAGGCGACATGGAGGAAGCGGAGCGGCGCAAGTTTTTGGCGAACGTTCGCAAGGAGTCGGAGCGTTTGCGCAGGATCGTGGACCGGATGTTGGAACTGGCCTCCGTCGAGTCGCGCCGCGCTTTGCAGAACGTGGAAACGATCGACTTGTCAGCGCTGCTGAGTGAGATCGTCGAGGCATGGGAGGCGAGCGCCCGAGCCGAAGGGATAGAAATTCGGATCGATGGAGCGAAGGCGGAGCCGATTCGGGGCGAGCGCTTTTTGGTGCGGCAGGCGATCCAGAATTTGTTGCAGAACGCGGTCGACTTCGCTCCGCGGGGATCGGTGGTGCTTGTTACGACCGAAGGGCGCGAGCTTAGGGTAGAGGACGAGGGGCCGGGGATTCCGGACTACGCCTTGGACAAGGTGACCGAACGTTTCTATTCTTTGGTGCGTCCCAAAACGGGGGAGAAGAGCAGCGGAGTCGGGCTGAGCTTCGTGAAGGAGATCATGGCCTTGCACGGTGGTGAACTGGAAGTGGGAAATCGCGAGGGCGGTGGCGCCTGCGCGATCTTGCGGTTCGGCAAGTGA
- a CDS encoding MFS transporter has product MPESSPKRIWSWACFDFANSAFGTLVLTFVFNTYFTTVIAPDKNVGTTLWGNTVAIASVVIALLSPMLGAAADAFGWKKRFLAVSTILACVAIGALYFPMKGDVMLGLALFAVALIATELSIVFNNAFLPEIAPKEKHGKVSGQAFALGYAGGLICLFIALAGFLSESSDPWFGLSKEGQQNVRATNVLVAIWFAVFSIPILLWVKEKKAPQHSEGFFKVARLSFSRLVDTFHHIRQYRQLFWMLVARLFYNDGLVAIFSFGGIYATIVFGFTFQDLMVFGIALNVCSGLGSLVFSFVEDKIGSRATIVISLIGLVLPTTAALFISTKTEFWVCAVVIGLFLGPNQSASRAYLSRLTPEDKANEFFGFFAFSGKATAFLGPLLYGQLVGIFESQRAGMAVIPALMIIGMLIFLAKTRKIPAKQGGPKD; this is encoded by the coding sequence GTGCCTGAATCCTCTCCTAAGCGTATTTGGTCCTGGGCTTGTTTCGACTTCGCCAACTCGGCTTTCGGAACGCTGGTCCTGACTTTTGTATTCAATACCTACTTCACTACGGTCATCGCTCCGGACAAAAACGTGGGCACGACCTTGTGGGGGAACACGGTGGCGATCGCCTCGGTGGTGATCGCTCTCTTGTCGCCTATGCTGGGAGCGGCCGCGGACGCCTTTGGCTGGAAGAAGCGTTTCCTGGCGGTATCGACGATCCTGGCCTGTGTCGCGATTGGGGCTCTCTATTTCCCCATGAAGGGAGACGTCATGCTGGGCTTGGCGCTCTTTGCCGTGGCCTTGATCGCGACCGAGCTTTCTATCGTTTTCAACAACGCCTTCCTGCCGGAGATCGCCCCCAAGGAGAAGCACGGGAAAGTGTCGGGGCAAGCGTTCGCTCTTGGCTACGCGGGCGGTTTGATTTGCTTGTTCATCGCCTTGGCGGGCTTCTTGTCGGAGAGCTCCGATCCTTGGTTTGGCCTGAGCAAGGAAGGGCAGCAAAACGTGCGGGCGACCAACGTGCTGGTCGCGATTTGGTTCGCCGTGTTTAGTATTCCAATACTGCTTTGGGTTAAGGAGAAAAAGGCGCCGCAGCATTCCGAGGGGTTCTTTAAGGTCGCTCGTTTGTCGTTCAGTCGACTGGTGGATACCTTTCACCACATTCGCCAGTATCGGCAGCTCTTTTGGATGCTGGTGGCCCGTCTCTTCTACAATGACGGCCTTGTCGCCATCTTCTCGTTCGGAGGCATCTACGCGACCATCGTATTTGGATTCACCTTCCAGGATCTGATGGTCTTCGGGATCGCCTTGAACGTTTGCTCGGGACTGGGCTCTTTGGTTTTCAGTTTCGTCGAAGACAAGATCGGCAGCAGGGCGACGATTGTGATCTCGCTGATTGGCCTGGTGCTGCCGACAACTGCAGCGCTTTTCATTTCAACCAAGACTGAGTTTTGGGTGTGCGCTGTGGTGATCGGGCTCTTTCTGGGGCCTAACCAATCCGCGAGCCGCGCCTACCTGAGTCGCTTGACGCCGGAGGACAAGGCGAACGAGTTTTTTGGATTCTTTGCCTTCTCTGGCAAGGCGACGGCGTTTTTGGGACCTTTGCTCTATGGTCAATTGGTGGGGATTTTCGAGTCGCAGCGCGCGGGCATGGCCGTGATTCCTGCTCTGATGATTATCGGCATGCTCATCTTCTTGGCCAAGACGCGCAAGATTCCGGCTAAGCAAGGCGGTCCAAAGGATTAG
- a CDS encoding hemolysin family protein codes for MLALGVSFLCSILEAAILSMPPSFVRQAEKSGARFGKRLALLKKDIDQSLAAILTLNTIAHTVGAAGVGSQAVAVFGEAYFGIISAVLTLLILLLSEIIPKTLGAQNWRALAPATTYACHAIVIGTYPIVAISKRITSLLQSKGKPHASVSRDEIVSLAQIGKSEGVLAERESKMIRNLIRFRDLRVENIMTPRTVLGSLAEDTTSGTAVSMADVMRFTRIPVYSENKDNITGYVIKTDLLRSVANDKPKVTAGELKRPIRLVSEFDTLAKLFDELLRSHEHIAIVVDEYGGTSGLVTMEDLIETLIGLEIVDESDSETDMRVLARERWEKRAREMGILTDDPDSQS; via the coding sequence CTGCTCGCCCTCGGCGTCTCCTTTCTCTGCTCCATCCTCGAAGCGGCAATCCTCTCCATGCCGCCGTCCTTCGTGCGGCAAGCCGAGAAAAGTGGAGCCCGCTTCGGCAAGCGCCTCGCCCTGCTCAAGAAGGACATCGACCAGTCGCTCGCTGCCATTCTCACCCTCAACACCATCGCCCACACCGTCGGCGCCGCCGGCGTCGGCTCCCAAGCCGTCGCCGTCTTCGGGGAAGCCTACTTCGGCATCATCTCCGCAGTCCTCACCCTGCTGATCCTTCTCCTCTCCGAAATCATCCCCAAAACGCTCGGCGCCCAGAACTGGAGAGCGCTCGCGCCGGCAACCACCTACGCTTGCCACGCCATCGTCATCGGAACCTACCCCATTGTCGCAATCTCCAAGCGCATCACCTCCTTGCTCCAGTCAAAAGGCAAGCCGCACGCCAGCGTGAGCCGCGACGAGATCGTATCGCTCGCCCAAATCGGCAAGTCGGAAGGTGTTCTCGCCGAACGAGAATCGAAGATGATCCGCAACCTCATCCGCTTCCGCGACCTGAGGGTCGAAAACATCATGACCCCGCGTACCGTTCTGGGCAGCCTCGCCGAGGATACCACCTCCGGCACTGCCGTCTCGATGGCCGACGTCATGCGCTTCACCCGCATCCCCGTGTATTCGGAGAATAAGGACAACATAACCGGCTACGTCATCAAGACGGACCTCCTGCGCTCCGTCGCCAACGACAAGCCCAAGGTAACCGCCGGCGAACTGAAGCGTCCCATTCGCCTCGTTTCGGAATTCGACACCTTGGCCAAGCTCTTCGACGAGCTGCTGCGCAGCCACGAGCACATCGCCATCGTTGTCGACGAGTATGGCGGCACGAGCGGCTTGGTCACCATGGAAGACCTCATAGAAACCTTGATCGGCTTGGAGATCGTAGACGAATCCGACTCGGAAACCGACATGCGCGTACTTGCCCGCGAACGCTGGGAGAAGCGAGCTCGCGAGATGGGAATCCTCACCGACGATCCCGATTCACAAAGCTAA